From a region of the Solanum stenotomum isolate F172 chromosome 2, ASM1918654v1, whole genome shotgun sequence genome:
- the LOC125856881 gene encoding UDP-glucuronate:xylan alpha-glucuronosyltransferase 2 encodes MIMKSLPSKALIIKINLVFLACFLIGYAAILLKPSTYVYHEYATSLVRCSLRECHHKGEGGIKMKAVLEEKMVMNEAKTEEKLVLKREKPSFLNKMGRGMKIGMVNMEGEDVSEWKIYGQITSIKFEKVSNLFEWKDIFPEWIDEEEEMDGPMCPEIPMPNFNNYRDNMDMLVVKLPCKYPQEGWGRDVYRLQVNLVAANLAVKRGIGKKMKLIFLSKCRPMVEMFRCEELKKKEGDWWYYESNMDKLAQKVSLPIGSCMLALPLWGKEINEVYDISKIESSIKVPTREAYATVLHSSETYVCGAITLAQSLLRTGTKRDLILLLDNSISESKRDALIKAGWKLRFIKRIRNPRAEKNTYNEYNYSKFRLWQLTDYDKIIFIDADIIVLRNIDLLFHFPQMTATGNDASIFNSGIMVIEPSNCTFKMFMKRTKEIISYNGGDQGFLNEVFVWWHRLPRRVNFLKNFWSNNSNEVSVKNQLFGADPPKVYSIHYLGLKPWVCYRDYDCNWDIGDQRVYASDIAHETWWKLHDSMDESLQKFCGLTEQRKIELEWDRKLAGKIGFEDEHWRINVTDPRKFS; translated from the exons GGAGAAGGAGGGATAAAGATGAAAGCAGtattagaagaaaaaatggTTATGAATGAAGCAAAAACAGAGGAAAAGCTAGTACTAAAGCGCGAAAAGCCgagttttttaaataaaatggggAGAGGAATGAAGATAGGAATGGTAAATATGGAAGGTGAAGATGTTAGTGAATggaaaatctatggccaaataACAAGCATTAAATTCGAGAAAGTCTCGAATTTATTTGAATGGAAAGACATATTTCCAGAATGgatagatgaagaagaagaaatggatGGACCAATGTGTCCTGAAATACCAATGCCAAATTTTAACAACTATAGAGATAATATGGACATGTTAGTTGTTAAATTGCCATGTAAATATCCACAAGAAGGATGGGGAAGAGATGTTTATAGGTTACAAGTGAATCTTGTGGCTGCAAATTTGGCTGTGAAAAGAGGAAttggaaagaaaatgaaattgatttttttgagtAAGTGTAGACCTATGGTGGAAATGTTTAGATGtgaggagttgaagaaaaaagaaggtgATTGGTGGTATTATGAGTCAAATATGGATAAATTGGCTCAAAAAGTTTCATTGCCAATTGGTTCTTGTATGTTGGCTTTGCCTCTATGGGGAAAAG AAATCAATGAAGTGTATGATATTTCGAAAATAGAAAGCAGCATAAAAGTTCCAACAAGAGAAGCTTATGCCACGGTTCTTCATTCATCAGAAACATATGTTTGTGGTGCAATAACACTAGCTCAGAGTCTTCTTCGAACTGGAACCAAACGGGACCTAATTCTTCTTCTGGATAACAGTATTTCTGAATCTAAACGCGACGCGCTTATAAAAGCAGGGTGGAAACTACGGTTCATAAAGAGAATAAGAAACCCTAGAGCTGAGAAAAATACGTATAATGAGTATAATTACAGCAAGTTCAGGTTATGGCAGCTTACGGATTATGATAAAATCATTTTCATTGATGCTGATATTATCGTTCTTCGTAACATTGACCTCCTTTTCCATTTTCCTCAGATGACCGCTACAG GTAACGATGCATCAATCTTCAATTCCGGAATAATGGTGATCGAGCCATCAAATTGCACCTTCAAAATGTTCATGAAACGTACAAAAGAGATCATTTCATATAATGGAGGTGACCAAGGTTTCCTTAATGAAGTATTTGTATGGTGGCATAGGTTGCCTAGAAGGGTTAATTTCTTAAAGAACTTTTGGTCAAATAATTCGAATGAGGTCAGCGTTAAGAATCAATTATTCGGGgcagatcctccaaaagtatACTCTATACATTATCTCGGGTTAAAGCCATGGGTATGTTACAGGGACTATGATTGTAACTGGGACATAGGTGATCAACGTGTTTATGCTAGCGATATCGCGCATGAGACATGGTGGAAATTACATGACTCAATGGATGAGAGTTTACAAAAATTTTGTGGATTGACAGAGCAAaggaaaattgaattagaatGGGATAGAAAATTGGCTGGAAAAATTGGATTTGAAGATGAACATTGGAGGATTAATGTTACTGATCCTAgaaaattttcttga